One stretch of Argiope bruennichi chromosome 3, qqArgBrue1.1, whole genome shotgun sequence DNA includes these proteins:
- the LOC129962895 gene encoding uncharacterized protein LOC129962895 translates to MNAHHINWNCRSSNSTGKALADLANSKNLEILAPQTPTRFGPNSASTIDLAITKNFSYKHQITSIPDLPSDHNPIELKYDFNITPIIINRQKVTTDWENYKKFLNTNVELRIPDIRTHKQLETEIQKLMSDITDAYNNSSRPLKLHEQLYLPPNIRELKKLRNRAKKNWQNNRDPVSKNRYNRAQEKFRTAITLYNSNIYLKQNETLNAQDNSLWRATKRLKQKRSPIPQLIDPISKLPAHTDIQKAEIIADHFEDQFKPNNLPNKQMENMVQNTIENYLKQNPNYNYDQTHPNICMPGLGCHRQNKPQQNHSTGKQNHQNDNCSQMVPQKC, encoded by the exons ATGAATGCTCACCACATTAATTGGAACTGCAGATCATCTAATAGTACGGGGAAAGCCCTTGCTGATTTAGCAAACagtaaaaatcttgaaatcttaGCGCCTCAAACCCCAACTAGATTCGGTCCCAACTCTGCATCAACTATAGATTTAGCAATTACCAAAAATTTCTCCTACAAACACCAAATAACATCCATCCCCGATCTGCCCTCCGACCACAACCCAATAGAACTCAAATATGACTTCAATATCACCCCAATAATCATTAATAGACAAAAAGTCACTACTGACTGGGAGAACTATAAAAAATTCCTAAACACAAATGTAGAACTGAGAATTCCTGATATTCGTACCCATAAACAACttgaaactgaaatccaaaaaCTAATGTCCGACATTACTGACGCGTATAATAATAGTTCAAGACCCCTAAAGCTCCATGAGCAATTATATCTACCTCCCAACATCAGGGAacttaaaaaattacgaaatagaGCTAAAAAGAACTGGCAAAATAATAGGGATCCAGTCTCTAAAAATAGATACAATAGGGCTCAAGAAAAATTTAGAACTGCCATAACCTTATACAATAGTAATATCTACCTGAAACAAAACGAAACCCTAAATGCTCAGGACAATTCACTCTGGAGAGCAACGAAGAGGCTCAAACAAAAGCGGTCCCCAATCCCCCAGTTAATTGACCCAATCTCTAAACTTCCTGCACATACTGATATCCAGAAGGCTGAAATAATTGCAGACCATTTTGAAGATCAATTCAAACCAAACAACCTTCCCAACAAACAAATGGAGAATATGGttcaaaatacaatagaaaacTATCTTAAACAGAACCCTAATTACAACTACGATCAA ACCCATCCTAACATATGCATGCCCGGTTTGGGCTGCCACCGCCAAAACAAACCTCAACAAAATCATAGTACTGGAAAACAAAACCATCAGAATGATAACTGCAGCCAGATGGTTCCACAGAAATGTTGA